The Flavobacterium faecale genomic sequence TCTGAGGCACTTATTAATACTGCAACTGGTATTGGTACTTCTGCTGTAGCAATTATCTCTTACAACTTCTTTACATCTAAAATTGATGATTTAACTTACTCTATTGATGAGGCAGCAGTGTCTATCGTGAACTCTTACAGAAGATTCAGAGGAAGTTTGAAGCAATAATAATTTGATATTTATATCAAATAAAAAACAAAAAGAATGGCTAAAATAAAAATAAAGAAAAATGCTGGGTCAACTGATATGACCGCAATGTGTGATGTAGCGTTTCTATTGCTTACCTTCTTTGTAATGACTTCAACTGCTAAAATTCCTGAAGCTCTACCTGTAGATACACCTTCTTCAACTGTTCAGACAAAATTGCCTGACTCAGATTTAGCTACGCTAACAGTAGGTGATGGAAAAGTATTCTTTGACTTAAAAGGAAAAGAAGTAAGAGTAAGAACATTAGAACTGATGGCTGAAAAGTATGGTGTTGAGTTTACTGATGCTGATAAAAATACATTCTCAAGAATGGATGATTTTGGTGTTGGAATCGCAAATCTTAAGCAAATCATTGAAATGAAAGCATCTGACAGGAATAAAGCTGGTCAAACAGGTATTCCTTTGGATTCGTTGGACAATCAATTGAAAGAATGGGTTTATAATGCTCGTATTGCCAATATAGAGGTCAACGATAAAGAATTGCAAATCGCAATTAAAGGAGATGCAAAAGAAGAGTACAATGTAATTAGAAAAGTACTTGACTTATTGCAAGATCAAAAAATCAATAGCTTTAGTTTAGTTACTGGTTTGAGAGGTAAAGATTTTTAATTAAAAAACACACACTAAAATGGCTGAATTAAATACCGGCGACGGTGGAGGCGGTAAAGGTGGAAAAGTAAGAAGTAAAAAGCAAAATTCAAAAGTAGATTTAACTGCTATGGTGGATTTGGCCTTCTTATTGATCACATTCTTTATGTTGACTACCACGTTGTCAAAACCTCAATCGATGAGCTTGGGGTTGCCAGATAAAAATGAAGACGATAAGGAAGTAGATATCAAGGTGGACGAGAATAGAACGTTAACTGTCATGATGGGAGCTGATAATAAATTAGTTTTTTACATGGGATTGTTAAATACTCCAATCGCTGGTCCTAAAGATATTGCATACGGTAAAGATGGTATTCGTAAAGAGTTGTTAAAAAGAAAACAAGAGGTTCTTGCTTATTCAACTGCAAAAGGAAAACCAGATCAAGGAATGATTGTAATCATTAAACCTAGTAAAAAATCTAATTACAAAAATGTAATTGATATTCTAGATGAGATGGCTATTTCAAACGTACCTACTTATACGATCGTTAATGATTTTTCGCCTGAGGAAACAAAATTGTTAGAAGGAAAATAAGAGTGATCTTGTTTTCTTAATAACCTAATAATTAAGAAAAATGAAATTAGATATATTAAAAAACCATTGGATCGATATTGTTTTCGAAGGAAAAAATAAGAACTATGGTGCCTATATTTTAAGGAGAGA encodes the following:
- a CDS encoding ExbD/TolR family protein, producing MAKIKIKKNAGSTDMTAMCDVAFLLLTFFVMTSTAKIPEALPVDTPSSTVQTKLPDSDLATLTVGDGKVFFDLKGKEVRVRTLELMAEKYGVEFTDADKNTFSRMDDFGVGIANLKQIIEMKASDRNKAGQTGIPLDSLDNQLKEWVYNARIANIEVNDKELQIAIKGDAKEEYNVIRKVLDLLQDQKINSFSLVTGLRGKDF
- a CDS encoding ExbD/TolR family protein gives rise to the protein MAELNTGDGGGGKGGKVRSKKQNSKVDLTAMVDLAFLLITFFMLTTTLSKPQSMSLGLPDKNEDDKEVDIKVDENRTLTVMMGADNKLVFYMGLLNTPIAGPKDIAYGKDGIRKELLKRKQEVLAYSTAKGKPDQGMIVIIKPSKKSNYKNVIDILDEMAISNVPTYTIVNDFSPEETKLLEGK